The genomic stretch AGCCTCTCATGCAGGAACCCGCGGGCCACAGTTGGTGGCCATGAGGATTTTAGTTTGCGGCTGATGTCGGCGACGGCGTGACCGCCCCCGTTAGGCGACGCGGTGGACACGGACGGACCGCTCAGCGAAGCCCCCGCACAGCCTTGTAGCCAAGAACCATGCAAAATTTGCAGAACGACTCGGGCGGCAAAGTTAAAGGCAATGGCGAATCTTCCACGCCGAGTTTGACCAACGGCGCCCTGGACAATTTGCCATTGCCTTTCAGGTCGCGGATTGGCTGCTGGTGCCAAGACCAAGTCGAGGAGGCCGCTCGTGCAAGCTCTGGGAGCGCGCAGCGCTCGCACCTATAGTCCAGAAGCGTCCCGCCGATGTGATCGGCAAACCCGTCCGCGTCATGCGCATTGCACCGGCGAGGAAGCCGACGATGTTTTTGGGGACGTCAAGAAGCCTGGGCTCCCTTTTGTACATGCCATTCACGCAGCATGCGCTTCCCTACTGTTCGCTGCGTGCTTTACGCGTTCGCTGGCCAGCAGCACGACCGGACAGTCCACGCCGGCAAGGACCGCCATAGCGGTGTCGCCGAAGAACAGCTCATCGCCCGGCCGTTGCGTCACGCCCATCACCACCATCACTATACCCTTGGCCACTTCGCGGGCGATCGCTTCGTTGGGTGCGGCGCTGGTGCGGATCGCCGTCTCGACGGATACGCCATAGCGATCTGCGAGGTCGACGATGTCCTTGAGCACGGCCTCCTCGCGCCGATGGGAAACGGATCCCGGGCGGCTGCCTTTGGTAGTCTGTGAAACATAGAGAACCTTGACGCGGGCCCGGTGCGGCCGCGCCAGCGCAAGCGCGAAATCGGCGGCGCGGCGCGAAACTTCCGTGCCGTTGACGGGAACCAGTATGGTGGTGCCGGCTTTCAGAACCGGCATCTTGCCGGTGGATCTTGTGCCGTTCAACACCAGGCATAGCGGACCGTCGAAGCCGGCGGTCATGTCGTTCAATGCGTCGGTGAACGATCCCTTGTCGGTCAGCATGGTCGCCAAGCCGACCACCAGGAGGCCAAAACCCTTGCGGGCTTCCTCGGCGATTGTCTCGGCGGTTGCCCCGAGCTCGCTGCGGGCAGTCAAATGGACTTTATCGACCGGTGCGTCCTCCGCCTTGCTCACGGCCTTAGCGCTCTTTGCCGCTCCCTTCTTGACCTCCTTTACAGCCCGGTCTGGACCCTTGGCAGGGGGAAGCCTCGACAGTTCGCCGTCCTTGAGTTGGAGAAGCGTGGTCGGCATGCCGCTGCCGCCGCCGACCAAGCCCGCGAGGTAAGCAGTGAACTTGCCGTTAGGGCTGTCGTCGACCAGTACCAACAACCGTTCCAGCTTGGGGACGAAGCCGCGCTCGTCGAGCAGCTCGCGATCGACACGCTGCCTCTCGGTGTCGTTGATTGGCAACCGGCCAAGCGCCCAGCGCAGCATCGGCGGCATGGCGAGCGTAGTGATGACGGCCATGGTGACAATCATCGTGAACAGGTTGTGAGAGAGGATGTTCATCGACAGGCCGATGCTGGCGACGATCACCTCTGTCGAGCCGCGCGCGTTCATGGCGCTGCCTACGGCGGTGGCTTCCTTCAACGACATGCCGGCCAGCCGGCCACCGAGGAAAGCGCCGCCGAACTTGCCGACGCTAGCGATCGCCACCAGCGCCAACGTCAGCAGCGCAAGCGTCGGATCAGTGAGCACGGTGAGGTCGGCGGACAGGCCGGCCATGCCGAAGAAGACCGGCATGAACAGTGCGGTGATGACGCCGCGCAACTGGCCTTCAATGTGATCGGACAGGATCGGCGATTCGCCGACCAGTATGCCGGCGACGAAGGCGCCGAGCACGGTGTGGACACCGATCAGGTTGGTGATCAGGGCCATCACGCCCATGATGATGAGGATCACGGTGATGACGGCATATTCGCTGCGGAAAGAGTCGTTGCTCCAGCGGATCAGCGCGAAGAC from Mesorhizobium sp. NZP2077 encodes the following:
- a CDS encoding cation:proton antiporter, coding for MMLFLLPNSMSWAAGAEPSGMGGSAEGTFVAEIVLLLLVGRGLGEIFQRYGQPAIMGQLIGGILLGPSLFGWLWPEAQQLIFSTEPAHRSMLDAVSQLGILLLLLLTGMETDLRLVRRVGAACFSISITGVVVPFACGFALAQLLPDSLLPDPKQRLVAGLFLGTALSISSVKIVAMVVREMNFMRRNLGQVIISSAIIEDTVGWLIIAVAFGIATNGSLQMLPLIATVAEVALFMVFSFTIGRRLVFALIRWSNDSFRSEYAVITVILIIMGVMALITNLIGVHTVLGAFVAGILVGESPILSDHIEGQLRGVITALFMPVFFGMAGLSADLTVLTDPTLALLTLALVAIASVGKFGGAFLGGRLAGMSLKEATAVGSAMNARGSTEVIVASIGLSMNILSHNLFTMIVTMAVITTLAMPPMLRWALGRLPINDTERQRVDRELLDERGFVPKLERLLVLVDDSPNGKFTAYLAGLVGGGSGMPTTLLQLKDGELSRLPPAKGPDRAVKEVKKGAAKSAKAVSKAEDAPVDKVHLTARSELGATAETIAEEARKGFGLLVVGLATMLTDKGSFTDALNDMTAGFDGPLCLVLNGTRSTGKMPVLKAGTTILVPVNGTEVSRRAADFALALARPHRARVKVLYVSQTTKGSRPGSVSHRREEAVLKDIVDLADRYGVSVETAIRTSAAPNEAIAREVAKGIVMVVMGVTQRPGDELFFGDTAMAVLAGVDCPVVLLASERVKHAANSREAHAA